The Shewanella sp. KX20019 genome window below encodes:
- a CDS encoding RNA polymerase sigma factor — protein sequence MDRELLQCLYRYCLCLTRHGAAAEDLLQTAIERWLKSGATPAHPRAYLRTMIRNQFIDDCRRLKIVDFEPIDDHAPALLDETCLEEVTLQHDLIEYLFSQLNAAEREVLYLWAVEGYSAAEIASDLGQPRGTILSRLHRIKLKAVDILENEATNANRTGQGG from the coding sequence ATGGATAGAGAGTTATTGCAGTGCTTATACCGCTATTGTTTATGTCTCACTCGGCATGGTGCGGCAGCGGAAGATCTACTGCAAACGGCCATTGAGCGTTGGTTAAAGAGTGGGGCGACACCTGCACACCCTAGGGCATATTTACGCACCATGATCCGCAATCAATTTATTGATGATTGCAGACGCTTAAAAATAGTCGATTTTGAGCCTATAGATGATCATGCTCCCGCGCTACTCGATGAAACTTGTCTGGAAGAGGTCACGTTGCAACATGATCTCATCGAGTATCTGTTTTCACAGCTAAATGCGGCGGAGAGAGAGGTGCTGTATCTATGGGCTGTAGAGGGGTATAGCGCAGCTGAGATTGCCAGCGATCTAGGGCAACCACGAGGTACCATTTTATCGAGATTACACCGCATTAAATTAAAGGCAGTCGATATATTGGAAAATGAGGCTACAAACGCCAACAGAACAGGTCAGGGGGGCTAA
- a CDS encoding HvfC/BufC N-terminal domain-containing protein yields the protein MRLVDWQGAFIKALQADGDDSVLLSMVNEREQSRLSVYRNNAFQALLNGLQTSFPVCQTVLGEGCFTQLAQRYGIAYPLNDANLNHYGAQFPQLLAREIEQHQAFEGLEYLPELAALEWSLQQGYYAQDRKAFLQLPQVYGLEALGRLSEAQQQQAVLLLQPDIELLTCQYPVQQIWLKYQAAVDSVESSPQHSDANLSYLVIFRDHFKATFTLVAAAEAQLLQSIKQGLPLGALTAADVDLSLLPKLIQKGWLAGYQLSVTDHG from the coding sequence ATGCGCTTAGTTGACTGGCAAGGCGCATTTATTAAAGCGTTACAAGCTGATGGCGATGATAGTGTTTTGCTTAGCATGGTTAACGAGCGTGAACAGTCTCGTTTGAGTGTCTATCGAAACAATGCGTTTCAGGCGCTGTTAAACGGCCTACAGACGAGCTTTCCTGTGTGCCAAACCGTGCTCGGCGAGGGCTGCTTCACTCAGCTAGCGCAACGATATGGCATTGCCTACCCACTCAATGACGCTAATTTAAATCATTATGGTGCTCAGTTTCCGCAGCTGCTCGCTCGAGAGATAGAGCAACATCAAGCATTTGAGGGGCTGGAGTATCTTCCTGAGTTAGCGGCGTTAGAGTGGTCACTGCAACAGGGCTACTATGCCCAGGACCGCAAGGCATTTTTACAACTGCCACAGGTGTATGGCTTGGAAGCGTTGGGCCGACTCAGTGAAGCACAGCAACAGCAAGCTGTTTTGCTACTACAACCCGATATTGAACTGCTGACCTGTCAGTATCCAGTGCAGCAAATATGGTTAAAGTATCAAGCTGCGGTCGACAGTGTCGAATCTTCGCCACAGCATAGCGACGCCAATCTATCCTACCTAGTGATATTCCGCGACCACTTTAAGGCAACGTTTACATTAGTGGCAGCCGCCGAGGCGCAGCTATTACAGTCGATAAAGCAAGGCTTGCCACTCGGGGCTCTGACGGCGGCGGATGTTGACTTGAGTTTGTTGCCCAAGCTAATCCAGAAGGGATGGCTTGCGGGTTACCAGCTATCAGTAACAGATCATGGATAG